The Rhipicephalus sanguineus isolate Rsan-2018 chromosome 7, BIME_Rsan_1.4, whole genome shotgun sequence genome includes a window with the following:
- the LOC119400923 gene encoding keratin-associated protein 6-2 — MQALTVALFLGLLAFAAAGFLGHGYGHGYGHGYGHGHGYGKAYVANSAVTWSITPSALGGYGHGGYGGYGHGYGHGYGHGYGHGAVLLGYGHGYGHGYGHGYGHGYGY; from the exons ATGCAGGCCCTG ACCGTCGCTCTCTTCCTCGGCCTTCTGGCCTTCGCCGCCGCTGGCTTCCTCGGCCACGGATACGGCCACGGATACGGCCATGGCTACGGCCACGGCCACGGCTACGGCAAGGCTTACGTCGCCAACTCCGCTGTGACCTGGTCCATCACCCCCTCCGCCCTCGGCGGATACGGTCACGGTGGATACGGCGGATACGGCCACGGCTATGGCCATGGATACGGGCACGGATACGGACATGGAGCTGTGCTCCTCGGCTATGGTCACGGATACGGCCATGGCTACGGCCACGGCTATGGTCATGGTTACGGCTACTGA